The following are from one region of the Gemmatimonadales bacterium genome:
- the mgtE gene encoding magnesium transporter yields the protein MTPSGQRVERMVELVRDGDIASFVRRAHDFEPADLADVLATLDEDERLRVVRALPPELSSQALAEMPEDAHAEDTLAALNPEQAAEIVEELEDDDAADILGELEPEEQERILAEVEDRSDVDRLLRYGEETAGGLMTLHTVTVRDTATAAEALDEIRRQAEEVEDLYQVFVVSGDRRLVGLLPFKDLVISRPERRVHDFMADADISVPPDLDQEEVARLMARYNLPSVAVVDESGRLLGQVTFDDVIDVVEAETTEDLLKFGGVSPDEKLAAGWKEAVGSRLPWLYLNLLTAFLAGAVVYVFQSTVQRTVALAVWMPVIAGMGGNAGTQALAVTVRRLALGLIPSDRLAHVVGKEVLVGITNGLAIGCMVGLVAGLLGEGVRLGLVVFLAMTGNLLVAGFAGAFIPVLLERYNVDPAVASSIFVTTFTDVCGFLLLLGLAGRLLL from the coding sequence GTGACCCCCTCGGGCCAGCGGGTGGAGCGGATGGTCGAGCTGGTCCGCGACGGGGACATCGCCTCGTTCGTCCGCCGCGCCCACGACTTCGAGCCGGCCGACCTGGCGGACGTCCTCGCCACGCTGGACGAGGACGAGCGGCTCCGCGTGGTTCGCGCCCTCCCGCCCGAGCTGTCGAGCCAAGCCCTCGCTGAAATGCCGGAAGACGCGCACGCCGAAGACACGCTGGCGGCGCTGAATCCGGAGCAGGCGGCGGAGATCGTCGAAGAGCTGGAGGACGACGATGCCGCCGACATCCTCGGGGAGCTGGAGCCCGAGGAGCAGGAGCGCATCCTCGCCGAAGTAGAGGACCGGAGCGACGTCGACCGGCTGCTGCGCTACGGCGAGGAGACGGCGGGCGGCCTCATGACCCTCCACACGGTCACCGTGCGGGACACGGCGACCGCGGCGGAGGCGCTGGACGAGATCCGGCGGCAGGCGGAGGAGGTGGAGGACCTCTACCAGGTCTTCGTGGTGAGCGGGGATCGCCGGCTGGTCGGCCTCCTGCCGTTCAAGGATCTGGTGATCAGCCGGCCGGAGCGCAGGGTCCACGACTTCATGGCCGACGCGGACATCTCCGTTCCGCCCGATCTGGACCAGGAGGAGGTGGCCCGGCTGATGGCCCGGTACAACCTCCCCAGCGTCGCCGTGGTGGACGAGTCCGGGCGATTGCTCGGCCAGGTGACGTTCGACGACGTGATCGACGTGGTCGAGGCGGAGACCACCGAGGACCTCCTCAAGTTCGGCGGCGTGTCGCCGGACGAGAAGCTCGCCGCCGGCTGGAAGGAGGCCGTCGGCAGCCGCCTGCCCTGGCTCTACCTCAACCTGCTCACCGCGTTCCTGGCGGGCGCGGTGGTCTATGTCTTCCAGAGCACGGTGCAGCGCACCGTCGCCCTCGCCGTGTGGATGCCGGTCATCGCCGGCATGGGCGGCAACGCGGGCACCCAGGCACTCGCCGTGACGGTGCGCCGGCTCGCGCTCGGGCTGATTCCGAGCGACCGTCTCGCGCACGTCGTGGGTAAGGAGGTATTGGTCGGCATCACCAACGGGCTGGCGATCGGGTGCATGGTCGGCCTGGTGGCCGGCCTGCTGGGCGAAGGCGTTCGGCTCGGACTGGTGGTCTTCCTCGCGATGACCGGCAACCTGCTCGTTGCCGGGTTCGCCGGCGCTTTCATTCCGGTACTGCTGGAGCGATACAATGTGGATCCCGCCGTCGCGTCCTCCATCTTCGTGACCACCTTCACCGACGTCTGCGGCTTCCTGCTCCTGCTGGGGCTCGCGGGCCGGCTGCTGCTCTGA
- a CDS encoding hemolysin family protein, with protein sequence MMAMLQLFIAPLLTAGLTLWAAWLALAAESDAELPRALGGERSNESGGGSVSRKLHIAHLALLVLAGAAGGCAVAWWAWSPAQRLLRLVMAIVLVWVVGDLLPRLLAVVAPELTRPARRAAIPTLAPFRPLLRLAAWADERARTRAPAATHQAGSAERDMLLGVFSLADTTVAEVMTPRIDIVAVDSSASRDKVIETLRNSEHARLLVFDDHPDAIAGVIYAKDILASAGEDATPWHALVRPAAFVPEGKTLDRQLRDFQRGPSHLAVVVDEFGGTAGIVTLEDILEQIVGEIQDERDVDEVAPIQVVSEDQLRVEGGVALAELESVLGHSFDREDVSTVGGLVLAEFGRVPRTGEVIDLDGYRLVVEQVVRRRVRRVAVHRPRVEAPVGGSERAAP encoded by the coding sequence ATGATGGCGATGCTGCAGCTCTTCATCGCCCCGCTGCTGACGGCCGGCCTCACGCTGTGGGCGGCCTGGCTGGCGCTGGCGGCGGAGTCCGACGCGGAGCTGCCGCGGGCGCTTGGCGGCGAGCGCTCCAACGAGTCGGGCGGCGGGTCGGTCTCGCGGAAGCTGCACATCGCCCATCTCGCCCTGCTGGTGCTCGCCGGCGCGGCCGGCGGGTGTGCGGTCGCCTGGTGGGCCTGGTCCCCGGCGCAACGTCTGCTGCGGCTGGTGATGGCCATCGTGCTGGTCTGGGTGGTCGGCGATCTGCTGCCGCGGCTGCTCGCCGTCGTCGCTCCCGAGCTCACCCGTCCAGCCCGGCGGGCGGCCATCCCCACGCTGGCGCCGTTCCGGCCGTTGCTCCGGCTGGCCGCCTGGGCCGATGAGCGAGCCCGCACCCGGGCGCCCGCGGCCACCCACCAGGCCGGCAGCGCGGAGCGGGACATGCTTCTCGGCGTCTTCTCCCTGGCCGATACCACGGTGGCGGAGGTGATGACGCCGCGCATCGACATCGTCGCGGTGGATTCCTCGGCCTCCCGGGACAAGGTGATCGAGACGCTCAGAAACTCGGAGCATGCCCGGTTGCTGGTGTTCGACGACCACCCGGACGCGATCGCCGGAGTGATCTACGCCAAGGACATTCTCGCGTCCGCCGGGGAGGACGCCACGCCGTGGCACGCACTGGTCCGGCCGGCGGCGTTCGTCCCCGAGGGAAAGACGCTCGACCGACAGCTCCGGGACTTTCAACGCGGGCCCAGCCACCTCGCGGTCGTGGTCGATGAGTTCGGGGGCACGGCGGGCATCGTCACCCTGGAAGACATCCTGGAGCAGATCGTGGGCGAGATCCAGGACGAGCGCGACGTGGACGAGGTGGCGCCGATCCAGGTTGTGAGCGAGGACCAGTTGCGGGTCGAGGGTGGGGTCGCGCTCGCCGAGCTGGAGTCGGTGCTGGGCCACAGCTTCGACCGGGAGGACGTGAGCACGGTCGGCGGGCTGGTGCTGGCGGAGTTCGGCCGGGTGCCCAGAACGGGCGAGGTCATCGACCTGGACGGCTACCGTCTGGTGGTCGAGCAGGTCGTGCGCCGCCGGGTGCGCCGGGTGGCGGTGCACCGACCCCGGGTCGAGGCGCCGGTCGGCGGCTCCGAGCGGGCCGCCCCATGA
- a CDS encoding HDIG domain-containing protein gives MPDREVSRIPGDSSPRSLPSEVTFHALRWGPLVVTALLTYVLFPPPAGVLTGTPVVGKLADRTVVTPFPFQVRKSTDEVAREGESRALTVQPVYRFSPTAYDSSLSSLREFFSELERAGAQGPEMLRAVAATRVHLGPDETRYLADATTRRELQEVATHFLAEALSRGIADAGVIRSESNRQVMLRRNEEEHLVQRDSILTFADLMEEAEAAGIVISDPAGQRSLRRLVGAFYHPTIVPDLLVTSSRREQMRASVNPVKYVVRSGERLVGVGQPITEETRDKLAAFHDELRQRGTDDLWLRSTVGALLYNTLTLSVFWLLTMFYRREAYQEARQMVFFGALFSLVVLMTAGISELAPGRPELLPIPFATILVALLYDGRVGVFAAVTLAMLLDGQWALREDAVLFFGLICGVAGAIGIRVVRRRRHLYATIGVVAIAGVLASITIGLMQGWSALAILASSVLGLLMAPAGASLAMIMMPLAESITRITTDLTLLELSDLGRPLLRRLALEAPGTWAHSLAMANLCESACNIIGAKGLLARVGCYYHDIGKLASPGFFVENQGGGPNPHDTMSPSESARIIRRHVLDGIALAEAARLPPIVKAFIPEHHGTSEITYFLNQARRGGDNGTVDPAEYRYPGPRPRSAETAVAMLADSAEAAVRVLSDPSPEKVREAIEQLVQQKLASGQLDDAPLTLRDLDRVKREFARVMSGTYHKRIGYPRASGGVTPELQIAERQ, from the coding sequence ATGCCTGACCGCGAGGTCTCCAGGATTCCTGGCGACTCGAGTCCCCGCTCGCTGCCCAGCGAGGTGACCTTTCACGCGCTCCGCTGGGGCCCGCTCGTGGTCACCGCGCTCCTCACCTATGTGTTGTTCCCGCCGCCGGCCGGCGTGCTCACCGGGACTCCCGTCGTCGGGAAGCTGGCCGACCGCACGGTGGTCACCCCGTTCCCCTTCCAGGTTCGGAAATCCACCGACGAGGTCGCGCGGGAGGGCGAGTCCCGCGCGCTCACCGTCCAGCCGGTCTACCGCTTCAGCCCCACCGCCTACGACTCGTCGCTCTCCTCGCTCCGGGAGTTCTTCTCCGAGCTGGAGCGGGCGGGGGCGCAGGGGCCGGAGATGCTCCGCGCGGTGGCCGCCACGCGGGTGCACCTGGGACCGGACGAGACCCGGTACCTGGCCGACGCGACCACCCGGCGCGAGCTGCAGGAGGTGGCGACCCACTTCCTGGCGGAGGCGCTCTCGCGGGGCATCGCCGACGCCGGCGTGATCCGGAGCGAGAGCAACCGCCAGGTGATGCTCCGGCGGAACGAAGAAGAGCACCTGGTCCAGCGCGACTCGATCCTCACTTTCGCCGATCTCATGGAAGAGGCTGAGGCGGCGGGGATCGTCATCAGCGATCCGGCCGGCCAACGGAGCCTCCGGCGCCTGGTGGGCGCCTTTTACCACCCCACGATCGTTCCCGATCTCCTGGTGACCAGCAGCCGTCGCGAGCAGATGCGCGCCAGCGTGAACCCGGTGAAGTATGTGGTGCGCTCCGGGGAGCGGCTGGTGGGCGTGGGCCAGCCGATCACCGAGGAGACGCGCGACAAGCTCGCCGCGTTCCACGACGAGCTGCGCCAGCGGGGCACCGACGATCTCTGGCTTCGGAGCACCGTGGGCGCGCTGCTGTACAACACGCTCACCCTGAGTGTGTTCTGGCTGCTGACCATGTTCTATCGGCGGGAGGCCTACCAGGAAGCGCGGCAGATGGTGTTCTTCGGCGCGCTCTTCTCACTGGTGGTGCTGATGACCGCCGGCATCTCGGAGCTGGCGCCGGGTCGCCCCGAGCTGCTGCCGATTCCGTTCGCCACCATTCTCGTGGCGCTGCTGTACGACGGGCGGGTAGGGGTGTTCGCGGCCGTCACCCTGGCGATGCTGCTGGACGGACAGTGGGCGCTCCGGGAGGACGCGGTCCTCTTCTTCGGGCTGATCTGTGGAGTGGCGGGCGCCATCGGCATACGGGTGGTGCGCCGCCGGCGTCACCTGTATGCCACGATCGGAGTGGTGGCCATCGCGGGTGTGCTCGCATCGATCACCATCGGCCTCATGCAGGGCTGGTCCGCGCTGGCCATTCTCGCCAGCTCAGTGCTCGGCCTGCTCATGGCTCCGGCCGGCGCCTCGCTGGCGATGATCATGATGCCGCTGGCCGAATCGATCACCCGGATCACCACGGACCTCACGCTGCTGGAGCTCTCGGACCTTGGGCGTCCGCTGCTCCGCCGCCTGGCCCTGGAGGCGCCGGGCACCTGGGCCCACAGCCTGGCCATGGCCAATCTCTGCGAATCGGCCTGCAACATCATCGGCGCCAAGGGGCTCCTGGCACGGGTGGGGTGCTACTACCACGACATCGGGAAGCTGGCGAGCCCCGGCTTCTTCGTTGAGAACCAGGGGGGCGGGCCCAATCCGCACGACACCATGAGCCCGAGCGAGTCGGCCCGGATCATCCGTCGCCATGTGCTGGACGGGATCGCGCTGGCCGAGGCCGCCCGCCTGCCGCCGATCGTGAAGGCGTTCATTCCGGAGCACCATGGTACCAGCGAGATCACCTATTTCCTGAACCAGGCGCGGCGGGGCGGTGACAACGGGACGGTTGATCCGGCGGAGTACCGCTATCCGGGCCCGCGGCCGCGCTCGGCGGAGACCGCGGTCGCCATGCTGGCCGATTCGGCGGAGGCGGCCGTCCGCGTGCTCAGTGATCCCAGCCCGGAGAAGGTCCGCGAGGCGATCGAGCAGTTGGTGCAGCAAAAGCTCGCCTCGGGGCAGCTCGACGACGCGCCGCTCACCCTGCGCGACCTCGACCGGGTGAAGCGGGAGTTCGCCCGGGTCATGTCGGGCACTTACCACAAGCGCATCGGATATCCTCGTGCCAGCGGTGGGGTCACTCCGGAACTCCAGATCGCCGAGCGGCAGTGA
- the rlmN gene encoding 23S rRNA (adenine(2503)-C(2))-methyltransferase RlmN encodes MPDAAAPTIHPHSLLDRTPGDARQILRAWAGGRGLPAYRVEQMARRLWQAPVAAWADATELPAALREELAHDFPLPRLAADVVQQSVDGTRKFLWGLADGEAIESVLIPSGSRRTLCISSQAGCALRCSFCATGQMGYRRNLSPFEIAGQVREIVLRDPAETPTNIVFMGMGEPLLNWPAVDTALTVLNAPDGLEIGARHITVSTVGILPGLAAFARRPEQFRLAISLHATTSTQRRGIMPIEKKYDLEAVLAAAAAFRKRITFEYVMIGGVNDRDADADRLAKLARRLGALVNILPLHPGGAPELVPTAPERIRAFAGRLRNQGVEATVRRSRGLDIDAACGQLRVETERKRRSASAAVPNQ; translated from the coding sequence ATGCCGGACGCCGCCGCGCCAACCATCCACCCGCACAGCCTGCTCGATCGGACCCCCGGGGACGCTCGGCAGATTCTGCGTGCGTGGGCGGGGGGCCGGGGACTTCCGGCATACCGGGTCGAGCAGATGGCGCGGAGGCTGTGGCAGGCCCCCGTGGCGGCGTGGGCCGACGCCACCGAGCTCCCGGCGGCCCTCCGGGAGGAGCTCGCGCACGACTTCCCCCTGCCCCGCCTGGCCGCCGACGTGGTCCAGCAATCGGTCGATGGCACCCGCAAGTTCCTCTGGGGCCTGGCCGATGGCGAGGCCATCGAGTCGGTGCTGATCCCGTCGGGGAGCCGCCGCACGCTCTGCATCTCCTCCCAGGCCGGCTGCGCGTTGCGCTGCAGCTTCTGCGCGACTGGACAGATGGGATATCGGCGGAACCTGAGTCCCTTCGAGATCGCCGGGCAGGTCCGGGAGATCGTGCTGCGCGATCCGGCGGAGACGCCCACCAACATCGTGTTCATGGGCATGGGCGAGCCGCTCCTCAACTGGCCGGCGGTCGACACGGCGCTCACCGTCCTGAACGCGCCCGACGGGCTGGAAATCGGGGCGCGCCACATCACCGTGTCCACTGTGGGAATCCTGCCGGGGTTGGCGGCGTTCGCCCGGCGACCGGAGCAGTTCCGGCTGGCGATCTCGCTCCACGCCACCACCTCGACCCAGCGCCGTGGGATCATGCCGATCGAGAAGAAGTACGATCTCGAGGCGGTACTGGCCGCGGCGGCGGCGTTCCGCAAGCGAATCACCTTCGAGTACGTCATGATCGGCGGCGTGAATGACCGCGACGCCGACGCCGACCGTCTCGCCAAGCTGGCCCGGCGGCTCGGCGCACTGGTGAACATCCTGCCGCTCCACCCGGGTGGTGCGCCGGAGCTCGTCCCGACCGCTCCGGAACGCATCCGGGCGTTCGCCGGCAGGCTCCGGAACCAGGGCGTCGAAGCGACGGTGCGCCGGAGCCGGGGGCTGGACATCGACGCAGCCTGTGGGCAGCTGAGGGTGGAGACGGAGCGGAAGCGGAGATCCGCCAGCGCGGCCGTGCCTAACCAGTAG
- the ybeY gene encoding rRNA maturation RNase YbeY, translating to MSGRRLPLPVRVVRRVVRGVLAGERRTASISVTFLGPDAMRRLNARHRGHDRPTDVLSFALSGPAGLAGDVYVCRRVAEREARARGIPLREELIRLVVHGTLHALGRDHPEGAGRTRSAMWRRQERYVESLA from the coding sequence GTGAGCGGCCGTCGTCTGCCGTTGCCGGTCCGCGTGGTCCGGCGGGTGGTGCGGGGCGTGCTCGCCGGTGAGCGGCGCACGGCCTCGATCTCGGTGACCTTCCTCGGCCCCGACGCGATGCGCCGGCTCAACGCCCGGCATCGCGGCCACGATCGTCCCACCGACGTTCTCAGCTTTGCGCTCAGCGGACCTGCGGGTCTCGCCGGTGACGTCTACGTCTGCCGCCGGGTGGCGGAGCGGGAGGCGCGCGCGCGGGGGATTCCGCTTCGGGAGGAGCTGATCCGGCTGGTAGTGCACGGCACCCTGCACGCGCTCGGGCGCGACCATCCGGAGGGCGCGGGGCGCACGCGGTCGGCGATGTGGCGCCGGCAGGAGCGCTACGTGGAGTCGCTCGCATGA
- a CDS encoding PTS sugar transporter subunit IIA: MLTELLTPDRVVIPLAAADKGGIIAELTRRIVADAGGTFEEVLGAVLEREAVLSTGIGFGVAIPHARSAGVSQLTMVGGVSRAPVPFDAIDGEPVRLFFLIVGPEASAGLHVRLLSRIARLVRREEVRRHLIEARTPDEFHRILLDAEAR, from the coding sequence ATGCTGACCGAGCTGCTCACGCCGGACCGGGTCGTGATCCCGCTCGCGGCCGCCGACAAGGGCGGAATCATCGCGGAGCTGACCCGCCGGATCGTCGCCGACGCCGGCGGAACCTTCGAGGAGGTGCTCGGCGCGGTGCTCGAGCGGGAGGCGGTGCTCAGCACGGGGATCGGCTTCGGAGTGGCCATTCCCCATGCCCGGAGCGCCGGCGTCTCTCAGCTCACCATGGTCGGCGGGGTGAGCCGCGCCCCGGTCCCCTTCGACGCCATCGATGGCGAGCCGGTCCGGCTCTTCTTCCTCATCGTCGGTCCGGAGGCCTCGGCGGGACTGCACGTGAGACTGCTGAGCCGCATCGCCCGGCTGGTCCGCCGGGAGGAAGTACGACGGCACTTAATCGAGGCGCGCACACCTGATGAGTTCCACCGCATCCTCCTCGACGCCGAAGCGCGCTGA
- a CDS encoding hemolysin family protein: MTWAAVAIGLMVAAFGATAGAALLSVSRAELTRAVARRLRGAAPSLEWLAQIDSYLTAASATTSLGVLLIGAAIPGLLAGSATSRGLIVLALLAVPVVLLAAYLVPRWLTQPRAASVAERVIPVLRPWSRVLGLLLPARAATRPNDLRSIWREGAAVGLRADDELVMVGGVMAFSVRPVREVMTPRTDIVAIDEHAALEDIRLVFAQSGYSRIPVFRGTLDEIVGMLHAFDLFKLQPGDPLPVRPVAVTPASRSCGDLLLDMQRERRHLAVVLDEFGGTLGIATLEDLLEELVGEIFDEHDPEVRASPSGGPTLFETDGNVSPEAIEERFGVSLPTGRSTTMGGLLVEWAGRIPNAGERFTVRGLEFDVVEASPTRIERLLIRSEAATTVTLVPSSP; encoded by the coding sequence ATGACCTGGGCCGCCGTCGCGATCGGGCTCATGGTCGCCGCGTTCGGGGCCACGGCGGGCGCCGCGTTGCTCTCGGTCAGCCGCGCCGAGCTGACCCGCGCCGTCGCGCGCCGGCTCCGAGGCGCTGCGCCCTCGCTCGAGTGGCTGGCCCAGATCGACAGCTACCTGACGGCGGCCTCCGCCACCACCTCGCTCGGCGTGCTCCTGATCGGCGCGGCCATCCCCGGTCTCCTGGCCGGCTCGGCCACCTCGCGGGGGCTGATCGTGCTTGCCCTGCTCGCCGTCCCCGTAGTGCTCCTCGCCGCCTACCTGGTGCCCCGCTGGCTCACCCAACCGCGCGCCGCGAGTGTCGCCGAGCGGGTGATCCCGGTGCTGCGGCCGTGGTCCCGCGTGCTGGGGCTGCTGCTGCCGGCGCGGGCGGCGACCCGGCCCAACGATCTGCGGAGCATCTGGCGGGAAGGCGCAGCGGTCGGCCTGCGGGCCGATGACGAGCTGGTCATGGTGGGCGGCGTGATGGCCTTCAGCGTGCGCCCGGTGCGCGAGGTCATGACGCCACGCACCGACATCGTCGCGATCGACGAGCACGCCGCGCTGGAGGACATCCGGCTGGTGTTCGCCCAGAGCGGATACAGCCGGATCCCCGTCTTCCGCGGCACGCTGGACGAGATCGTCGGCATGCTGCACGCGTTCGATCTGTTCAAGCTGCAGCCGGGTGATCCCTTGCCGGTGCGACCGGTGGCCGTCACCCCCGCCAGCCGGAGCTGCGGCGATCTTCTTCTCGACATGCAGCGGGAGCGGCGCCATCTCGCCGTGGTGCTGGACGAGTTCGGCGGGACGCTGGGGATCGCGACGCTGGAAGACCTGCTCGAAGAGCTGGTCGGCGAGATCTTCGACGAGCACGACCCCGAGGTCCGCGCCTCACCCAGCGGGGGGCCGACCCTGTTCGAGACCGACGGCAACGTGTCCCCCGAGGCGATCGAGGAGCGGTTCGGCGTGTCCCTGCCGACCGGCCGCTCGACCACCATGGGCGGCCTGCTGGTAGAGTGGGCCGGACGGATTCCCAACGCCGGCGAGCGGTTCACGGTCCGCGGGCTGGAGTTCGACGTGGTGGAGGCGTCGCCGACCCGGATCGAGCGCCTGCTGATCCGCAGCGAAGCCGCGACCACTGTGACCCTCGTGCCAAGCTCGCCGTGA
- the aspS gene encoding aspartate--tRNA ligase — MSSTASSSTPKRADSPARPSATALRTHRCGELTRAQVGHRVRLGGWVHRRRDLGGLVFIDLRDRAGLVQLNCNPDWTPRPMMELAAGLGAETVVLVSGTVQLRPESARDAELGSREVELHVEQLEVVGPAETPVIPVARKEKEDLPAEELRLKYRVLDLRRPELQRNLQLRHRLLQRARRSLTELEFLEIETPILTKPTPEGARDYLVPSRVHPGEFYSLPQSPQIYKQLLMVAGFDRYFQIARCFRDEDLRADRQPEFTQIDLEASFISSEDIQDVVERVLVDLWDEAGVRVPRPFPRLGYRDALERFGSDKPDLRFGFEIRDLTPLVGPDAAPFVAGALTAGGRLRGIVVAGGASYSRKEIDGLAQAAKEAKAGGLIWARRAADAWEGQGVKAVGQELLSTLGGADGDLLLAVAGPDAVTSSALSAVRGELSRRSEVRPSTAHAFCWIVDFPLFEVNPETGRHEPAHHPFTAPHPADLDRLEREPGSCRALHYDAVYNGNELGSGSIRITDPAVQRLIFKLLGISEPEIRRRFGFLLDGLAAGAPPHGGFALGFDRIAMLLCGASSLRDVIAFPKTTAARALFEGAPTRVDPAELRALHLEVAEE, encoded by the coding sequence ATGAGTTCCACCGCATCCTCCTCGACGCCGAAGCGCGCTGACTCGCCGGCCCGGCCGAGCGCCACCGCGCTTCGCACCCACCGCTGCGGGGAGCTGACGCGCGCCCAGGTGGGGCATCGGGTGAGGCTGGGCGGCTGGGTGCATCGCCGACGGGACCTGGGCGGATTGGTCTTCATCGATCTGCGCGACCGGGCCGGGCTGGTGCAGCTCAACTGCAATCCCGACTGGACTCCACGGCCGATGATGGAGCTCGCCGCCGGCCTTGGCGCGGAGACCGTGGTGCTGGTCTCCGGCACCGTGCAGCTCCGCCCGGAATCGGCCCGGGACGCCGAGCTCGGCTCCCGTGAGGTCGAGCTTCACGTGGAGCAGCTCGAGGTGGTCGGGCCGGCGGAAACGCCGGTCATTCCGGTGGCACGGAAGGAGAAGGAGGACCTGCCAGCGGAGGAGCTCCGCCTCAAGTATCGCGTGCTGGACCTCCGGCGGCCCGAGCTGCAGCGCAACCTGCAGCTCCGTCACCGCCTGCTGCAGCGGGCCAGGCGGAGCCTCACCGAGCTGGAGTTTCTGGAGATCGAGACTCCGATCCTCACCAAGCCCACGCCCGAGGGGGCCCGCGACTACCTGGTCCCCAGCCGGGTGCACCCGGGGGAGTTCTACTCCCTGCCGCAGTCGCCCCAGATCTACAAGCAGTTGCTCATGGTGGCGGGGTTCGACCGGTACTTTCAGATCGCGCGCTGCTTCCGGGACGAGGACCTGCGGGCCGACCGCCAGCCGGAGTTCACCCAGATCGACCTCGAGGCCTCCTTCATCTCGAGCGAGGACATTCAGGACGTGGTCGAGCGGGTCCTGGTCGACCTGTGGGACGAGGCCGGCGTCCGGGTGCCGCGTCCCTTTCCGCGTCTGGGATACCGGGACGCGCTGGAGCGGTTCGGCAGCGACAAGCCGGACCTCCGCTTCGGGTTCGAGATCCGGGACCTGACGCCGCTGGTCGGTCCCGACGCCGCCCCCTTCGTGGCCGGTGCGTTGACGGCTGGCGGACGGCTCCGCGGCATCGTTGTCGCCGGCGGCGCCTCGTACAGCCGGAAGGAGATCGACGGGCTCGCCCAGGCCGCCAAAGAGGCCAAGGCTGGCGGGCTCATCTGGGCCCGCCGCGCCGCTGATGCCTGGGAGGGTCAGGGGGTCAAAGCCGTGGGACAGGAGCTGCTCAGCACGCTGGGAGGCGCCGATGGCGATCTCCTGCTTGCCGTCGCCGGCCCGGACGCCGTCACCTCGTCCGCGCTCAGCGCGGTGCGCGGCGAGCTGAGCCGACGCTCCGAGGTCAGGCCCAGCACCGCGCACGCGTTCTGCTGGATCGTGGATTTTCCGCTGTTCGAGGTGAACCCCGAGACCGGCCGGCACGAGCCGGCCCACCATCCGTTCACCGCGCCTCACCCGGCCGATCTCGACCGGCTGGAGCGCGAGCCAGGAAGCTGTCGCGCGCTGCACTATGATGCAGTCTACAACGGCAACGAGCTGGGGAGCGGCTCCATCCGGATCACCGATCCCGCGGTCCAGCGTCTCATCTTCAAGCTGCTGGGCATTTCCGAGCCGGAGATCCGCCGGCGCTTCGGCTTTCTGCTGGACGGGCTCGCCGCCGGCGCTCCGCCCCATGGCGGGTTCGCGCTCGGATTCGATCGGATCGCGATGCTACTCTGTGGGGCCAGCTCGCTCCGGGATGTGATTGCCTTTCCCAAGACCACGGCGGCCCGGGCCCTGTTCGAGGGCGCGCCGACCCGGGTGGATCCTGCCGAGCTGCGGGCGTTGCACCTGGAGGTCGCCGAGGAGTGA
- a CDS encoding PhoH family protein yields MADDTQARISAEGADPLLFAGVNDGNLLELQRTLGVRVSFRGESVTLSGPTEQVERATPVVQGLLDLARMGEPVTPDDVFRLAAEGPATELPAQTSDGKIVLPGLRRAIVPKTQGQRDYLQAISTHDIVVSIGPAGTGKTYLAVAKAVEALARKLVKRIILARPAVEAGESLGFLPGDIQAKVDPYLRPLYDALEDMMPHDRVQRALETRTIEIAPLAYMRGRTLADAFIILDEAQNATGAQMKMFLTRLGVNSRTVVTGDKTQIDLPRREDSGLVQVERVLAGIEGIAFQYLHETDVVRHRLVREIIRAYAEDQNG; encoded by the coding sequence ATGGCTGACGACACGCAAGCACGCATCTCCGCCGAAGGGGCGGACCCCCTGCTCTTCGCCGGGGTGAACGACGGCAACCTGCTGGAGCTCCAGCGGACGCTCGGCGTGCGGGTCTCCTTCCGGGGGGAGTCGGTCACGCTGTCTGGTCCGACGGAGCAGGTCGAGCGCGCCACCCCGGTGGTCCAGGGCCTGCTGGACCTCGCGCGCATGGGTGAGCCGGTCACGCCGGACGATGTCTTCCGTCTGGCCGCCGAGGGTCCGGCCACGGAGCTGCCGGCCCAGACCAGCGACGGCAAGATCGTGCTGCCGGGACTTCGCCGCGCCATCGTCCCCAAGACCCAGGGCCAGCGGGACTACCTCCAGGCGATCAGCACCCACGACATCGTCGTCAGCATCGGGCCGGCCGGCACCGGGAAGACCTATCTCGCCGTCGCCAAGGCGGTGGAGGCGCTGGCCCGAAAGCTGGTCAAGCGGATCATCCTGGCGCGGCCCGCGGTCGAGGCCGGCGAGTCGCTCGGGTTCCTGCCGGGTGATATCCAGGCGAAGGTCGATCCCTACCTGCGCCCGCTGTACGACGCGCTGGAGGACATGATGCCGCATGACCGGGTGCAACGCGCGCTGGAGACCCGGACGATCGAGATCGCGCCGCTGGCGTACATGCGCGGGCGGACCCTGGCCGATGCATTCATCATTCTGGACGAGGCGCAGAACGCCACCGGGGCCCAGATGAAGATGTTCCTCACCCGCCTCGGGGTGAACAGCAGAACGGTCGTAACCGGCGACAAGACCCAGATCGACCTGCCGCGCCGGGAGGACTCCGGGCTGGTACAGGTCGAGCGGGTGCTGGCGGGCATCGAAGGAATCGCGTTCCAGTACCTGCACGAGACGGACGTGGTGCGTCACCGGCTGGTCCGCGAGATCATCCGGGCCTACGCGGAGGATCAGAACGGCTGA